tttattcCTTTGCAGATCAAGATATCTACTAAAGTCCTAATTAAGCCTAAGAGAGATGAATGTACTTTAATCCTACTGTTAAGAACATTCTTTTTCTGCTAATCGTTTTCCACAGCTCAGATGAAATGGCTGAGCTATTGTTTCCAAAAGCGATGCCCATGGAAATTTTCCAACTCCAATCCATATaaagggggtttagggtttagctgtgTAACCGTGTTTACCAAATTTGCAGTCGCTTGCGCTTCTCAGTGAAAATGGCGGGAAAATTGGCGCCATGATTTTGCAACAGTCACCGATGGCGCGTTACACTCTATTTAAGCCATGGCCATCGCCCTCTCGCTCCTTCACATCTCACTTCTGCAAATACCCATTTCGTTGTTTTTCGTTCCCTCGAGTTTTCACGATGGCCCAAGAAGAACCACAAACCAAGAGCCCCGAAGTCAAAGAGCCTAGCCCGAAGATTCAGAAACTCGACCACAATGGCGTATCTGAAGTTGCTCGATGCCCTCTTCCTCTTCTGCAGGTGAAAAAGCTGTCTGAAACCGCCGTGTTGCCTTCTAGGGCGTCTCCTCTGTCAGCTGGCTACGACCTCTCCAGGTAAACTCCAAGATCTGGGCGTTTCCATGGTTAAAATCGATTTAGCGATTTCTTCAAGCTTGTGGGTTGTCTTTTTCCCTAATTTTGTTTGATTGATGCGCAATACTCGCAGCGCAAAGGAGATGAAAGTTCCAGCTAGAGGCAAAGCTCTGGTTCCAACAGACCTAAGCATCGCAATACCAGAAGGAACCTATGCTCGCGTTGGTAAATCTCTACCCATCATCCCAGTATCTCATTTTTCTGTTTTGAATGTTCTATTCACTGATGTGGGTTGATCTTGTGGCGCTCTTAGCGCCTCGATCCGGGCTGGCGTTGAAGCATTCTATCGACGTGGGTGCGGGTGTGATCGACGCTGACTACAGGGGCCCTGTCGGTGTGCTCTTGTTCAACCATTCGGATGTCGATTTTGAGGTAAAAGCCGGCGACAGGATCGCACAGCTGATTATCGAGGTCATCGTGACACCCGATGTCAAGGAGGTTGAGGAGTTGGACACAACCGAGAGAGGCGTCGGGGGGTTCGGATCCACCGGCGTATGAGCTTCCTTGTTCGTGCTCCCCCATGTTCTCGCGCTTTTGTTTTACCTCCCGTGGTTCTTCTggtgggttttgggtttatgttaaTGGGGCAACCTTGTTTGGGGATTTTGGTTGAACAGATGGTGGGCAAATTTACAGTTCAAATTGCACACGGTACATTGAATAATCATTTTGATTTTCGGCTTCTGTAAGCAACCGTATTAATGAATTTTCTTCTCCACATATTAAAAATCCAAATGAATGATATGGGACCTTGGCAATCATGTTCATTTCGTCAAcatgtcttctttatttttttaaaagctaGTGAGGCGACATGATGTCTCATCCTGTGGACGAATCTGGCTCATGCAACACCACCCCACTTCTGCAATTTCTTCTCTTATGAAACAATGTAAGTGAGATTCATTTGGTCTTCTGCGAATTCTTCGGTTTAGGGAAGGCCTGCTGTTTCCACAATGTTTTTTGTTGTGCATTTGTTTGGCACACCTGATTAGGTCGTATTAATGCTATTGTGTTGAATTAGCCGCAGTAATTATTCTATTTTGCTTGTTTGGTTTCCATCATTTGTAAGTAATACGATGAGAATGAATTAAATTGTATGTTGATCTTCATTCCTTGTTTGTCTTAACTTGAACTTGGGGGTAGGAACTAGTGAGTGTGACTGAGTGCCCATCTCTACCTCATGAACATGTTCTAAAGAGTCCATTGGATTAGTTTGGCCtcaaattttattatttactttCTCCATCGACAATGAAGAACTCTGGTGGAGGATCATGAGATTTGTACAACTGTACAAGAAAAGCCAAATGTGCTGAGAGCCTTAGATTTTGAATGAAagtgtaatacaaaattatatttgaaGTTTGTTTAAATTCACTTTTAAATTGAAGGTTTCAAATTTACTCTCAAATGCAGCATTAGATAGTATTGGAAAGTATAAATAATTACGGGGCTTAATTAGTTCACTACTTAACAAATACTCAAAGATTAACTCTTATCACTCCATCCTGTCTTCTATTTTTATTGCaccaaatataaattaaaaatgacTCAAACAAGACTAATAATGACAGAATGAAATGGAGCTTAAATCAGTGGTCTAAAGGAGAGGCCTATCACACATTTTGCATTAGTTTGGTAATATATCTATTCTATCAGCTTTAACTTGCAGATTGAAATTCCCACTTCACACCAAATCACAGTTACCAAAAAGGAGGGAAAGTTCCAGCCAACTCCCCCATAACCTGAAAAAGTAAGAAAAGACAACACAAAAATGTAATTATTACAACAGAAAACAACAAATGCACATGTAGGAAGGATGGACATCCTCGGCTATTACAGAATTGATCAGTGgcgtccatttttttttttcaaggagaATTGATCAGTGGCGTACATTTTTATAAATTTGTGAGATTCGTGCAAAGGGTTGGCATTCAAAATTTTCgttttttgtttttccttaaaTACCCATTTTACAACACTGATAAGAGCATCAGGTTGTCCCTATTTGGCTTTTTTAGGGATTAGAATTCCTCGCAGTTGCTTTTCTAACTTATCATGGGGAAAAGTCactattgtgttatgttttatttCATTTGGAACTTGTTTGGAACATGGAAAAagttaagaaaagaaaaatgtgtaaaaattcactttttcatgtttatttattaagaaaagtaaaaaagtatattaaaaatatatcaaatctgtCGTGATGTCCCCCACGGCCCCGGGGGGTGGGCGAAATAAAGTGGTttgatatttttggaaaaa
The sequence above is a segment of the Malania oleifera isolate guangnan ecotype guangnan chromosome 8, ASM2987363v1, whole genome shotgun sequence genome. Coding sequences within it:
- the LOC131163005 gene encoding deoxyuridine 5'-triphosphate nucleotidohydrolase; this encodes MILQQSPMARYTLFKPWPSPSRSFTSHFCKYPFRCFSFPRVFTMAQEEPQTKSPEVKEPSPKIQKLDHNGVSEVARCPLPLLQVKKLSETAVLPSRASPLSAGYDLSSAKEMKVPARGKALVPTDLSIAIPEGTYARVAPRSGLALKHSIDVGAGVIDADYRGPVGVLLFNHSDVDFEVKAGDRIAQLIIEVIVTPDVKEVEELDTTERGVGGFGSTGV